A single window of Paenibacillus sp. SYP-B4298 DNA harbors:
- a CDS encoding redox-sensing transcriptional repressor Rex, protein MKQPKISEAVVRRLPIYLQFLNELNKREVQTVSSQDLGQRLDLNPAQIRKDLAYFGEFGRKGIGYDVNYLIEKIRQILKLNQTLHVALVGAGNLGHALCNYNMYIKDNMKITAVFDAVPAKVGTRINSLTVQPMELLKETIASNNIRIGIITVPAAEAQNVADQLVEAGVEGILNFAPIILKVPESVRIHHADFTRELLSLAYYLENEGESSL, encoded by the coding sequence GTGAAGCAGCCCAAAATATCTGAAGCGGTCGTTCGCCGTCTTCCCATTTATCTTCAATTTTTGAATGAGTTGAACAAGCGCGAGGTGCAGACCGTCTCTTCTCAGGATCTGGGACAGAGGCTGGATCTGAACCCCGCGCAGATCCGCAAGGATCTGGCTTACTTCGGTGAATTTGGCCGCAAGGGCATCGGTTATGATGTTAATTATCTGATTGAGAAGATTCGGCAGATTCTCAAGCTGAACCAGACGCTTCACGTGGCATTGGTTGGAGCGGGTAATCTGGGTCATGCGCTATGCAATTATAATATGTATATTAAGGACAATATGAAGATTACAGCCGTCTTTGATGCCGTTCCCGCCAAGGTCGGTACTCGTATTAATAGCTTGACGGTTCAGCCGATGGAGCTATTGAAGGAGACGATTGCAAGCAACAACATTCGGATCGGCATTATTACGGTACCTGCGGCCGAAGCGCAAAATGTGGCAGACCAGTTGGTTGAAGCAGGCGTAGAGGGGATACTGAACTTTGCCCCGATTATTCTGAAGGTGCCGGAGAGCGTCCGCATCCATCATGCCGATTTTACGCGCGAGCTGCTGAGTCTGGCCTATTATCTGGAGAATGAAGGAGAGTCATCATTATGA
- a CDS encoding amidohydrolase encodes MSRLWIENGIFVTMNEDQPVVSGHMVIEDDRIVYIGEAAPELALTEGARVVKGAGKLYMPGLINTHGHAAMSLLRGYSDDKTLQSWLQDYMWPMEGKYVDEDTRVGTSLAVLEMLKSGTTTFVDMYDRMDIVAQVVEQSGMRGWLTRGAIGLCSEEEQRAKLAEAVEFAKSWNGRADGRIRTMMSPHAPYTCPPAFIEQFVQAAHDLDLPMHTHMSETLAEVEQNVRDYGCRPVEHLQKLGVFSRPSFIAHGVHLTDEEIEVLAAHKVGVSHNPASNLKLASGVARVPELLKAGVTVSLGTDSAASNNNLDLFDEIRLAALIHKGTSGDPTAVPALTALQLGTVYGAQTLWQEQELGRLRAGMKADFIALNIDQPHFFPRTDYISHLVYAASGRDVVDVWVDGRQVVENGHCVHLDEERILHEAQARFEALERR; translated from the coding sequence ATGAGCCGCCTGTGGATTGAGAACGGTATATTTGTCACGATGAATGAGGATCAGCCTGTAGTGAGCGGGCATATGGTTATCGAGGACGACAGGATTGTGTATATTGGCGAGGCGGCCCCGGAGTTAGCGCTGACCGAAGGCGCGCGTGTGGTCAAGGGAGCTGGCAAGCTGTACATGCCCGGCTTGATTAATACGCATGGACATGCGGCGATGTCGCTGCTAAGGGGCTATTCGGATGACAAGACGCTGCAGTCATGGCTGCAGGATTATATGTGGCCGATGGAAGGCAAATATGTCGATGAAGATACGCGCGTAGGTACATCGCTGGCTGTGCTGGAGATGCTCAAGAGCGGTACGACGACCTTTGTCGATATGTATGACCGGATGGACATCGTGGCGCAGGTGGTCGAGCAATCAGGGATGCGCGGCTGGTTGACACGCGGCGCGATCGGCCTATGCTCCGAGGAGGAGCAGCGCGCCAAGCTGGCGGAGGCAGTGGAATTCGCCAAGAGCTGGAATGGCCGCGCTGATGGGCGGATTCGCACGATGATGTCGCCGCATGCGCCGTATACATGCCCTCCGGCCTTCATCGAGCAATTCGTACAGGCGGCGCATGATCTCGACCTGCCGATGCATACGCATATGTCGGAGACGCTGGCCGAGGTCGAGCAAAATGTGCGAGATTATGGCTGCCGCCCTGTTGAGCACCTGCAGAAGCTGGGCGTATTCTCCCGTCCTTCGTTCATTGCCCATGGCGTTCATCTGACAGATGAGGAAATTGAAGTACTGGCAGCCCATAAGGTTGGCGTATCGCACAACCCGGCCAGCAATCTCAAGCTGGCAAGCGGTGTGGCGCGGGTGCCCGAGCTGCTGAAGGCTGGCGTGACTGTATCACTGGGCACTGATAGCGCTGCTAGCAACAACAACCTCGACCTGTTCGATGAGATCAGGCTGGCTGCGCTTATTCATAAAGGTACGAGCGGCGATCCTACAGCGGTGCCAGCGCTCACGGCGTTGCAGTTGGGAACCGTATACGGGGCGCAGACGCTCTGGCAGGAGCAGGAGCTCGGCCGCTTGCGTGCGGGCATGAAGGCGGACTTTATAGCACTGAATATAGATCAGCCACATTTCTTCCCTCGTACAGACTATATCTCCCATCTGGTCTATGCTGCTTCGGGCCGCGACGTGGTGGATGTATGGGTGGACGGGCGCCAGGTGGTGGAGAACGGGCATTGTGTGCATCTGGATGAGGAACGCATCCTGCATGAAGCACAGGCTCGCTTCGAGGCGCTGGAGCGTCGATAA
- the panD gene encoding aspartate 1-decarboxylase produces MYRTMMKSKLHRATVTEANLNYVGSITIDEDLMGLADLWANEKVQIVNNNNGARFETYVIPGERGSGVICLNGAAARLVQPGDKVIIISYAMMAEEEARAYQPKVVILDGNNSPTEVLAEEIHATVK; encoded by the coding sequence ATGTATAGAACGATGATGAAATCGAAGTTGCACCGTGCTACAGTGACAGAAGCCAATCTGAATTATGTAGGAAGCATCACTATTGATGAGGATTTGATGGGGCTGGCTGATCTGTGGGCCAATGAGAAGGTGCAGATCGTAAACAACAATAACGGTGCCCGCTTTGAAACGTATGTCATTCCCGGCGAGCGCGGCTCAGGCGTCATCTGCCTGAATGGCGCGGCTGCGAGGCTGGTTCAGCCTGGCGACAAGGTCATTATTATATCTTATGCGATGATGGCTGAGGAGGAAGCGCGCGCGTATCAGCCGAAGGTAGTAATACTGGATGGGAACAATTCGCCGACAGAAGTGCTTGCGGAAGAAATTCATGCAACTGTCAAATAA
- the dinG gene encoding ATP-dependent DNA helicase DinG codes for MKFAVLDLETTGHQADDEIIQVGLVILNEALEITDTFSSFIKPTIPIPPFITQLTGIDDTMVAEAPPVDEVLLAMIPLLADAVLVAHNVGFDAGFLNQALDHSGYMPFVGRRLDTIDLLKFLYPSLTTYQLGAVSELFGIAHDRHHQADSDALATAVLLQHAVSKLRELPLITLQRLAALFNPQDDLGWFISQTLQYRESQTAVDMDAHSYYRQFALRVEEWSEEEPPRQQADALAAIEEMDFAAFLDHVRGTFRQHVTNYEERDAQNQMFQEVYEALESSRHLLIEAGTGTGKSLGYLIPALYYGVRNDRKIVVSTHTINLQEQIRERDIPLLQATMPFEFRASVFKGRGNYLCLRKFEGKINMQDFVAPHEDRLTAAQMIVWLGETGNGDQEELHFGNKGADFWESVSSDADSCLNRACPWFKRCYYHRAKHEANLADVIITNHSMLFTDIRADHRLLPAYEYLVVDEAHHLEDVAGKHLGMQISYFSLQHPLLRLHKDARSGLLPSLQAKLQQEDDEHLESWLETIDSIQPYLVEVREGWDRMMELLYTSCTSAAPADTQENMPAVLRLKAEELPPAWDEITMLENNLHTQLSRMTKTLDKLLSDIKDRIEEHAVQALVTDLNGIVKDVNRLKDDLRIFVKMEDSNIVHWIEASPQYRAKSVQLFAVPADVSGQLKKHFFDTKKSITLTSATLSIQKSFQYASEQLGLSWHEKEGKLKTVQLPSPFNYRDQALVIIPRDFPSVKGPAGDPQFIARLTESLAAAARETGGKMLVLFTSYKMLRLVYDPLKEELSSSGIQVLGQGIDSGNRSKLTRRFQQNQASVLLGTSSFWEGVDIPGDALTALAIVRLPFQPPNHPLVEAKSELLVQQKQNPFMKLSIPQAVIRFKQGFGRLVRSSRDRGVVLLYDTRVLETYYGKYFLYSLPGPKIEHMHVDKIVPRMRQWLADEAKEEEG; via the coding sequence ATGAAATTTGCAGTACTGGATTTAGAAACCACCGGCCATCAAGCCGATGACGAAATCATACAAGTTGGTTTAGTTATATTAAATGAGGCACTCGAAATTACGGATACATTCAGCTCGTTCATCAAGCCGACGATCCCGATTCCTCCCTTTATTACCCAGCTAACCGGAATTGATGATACGATGGTCGCCGAAGCACCTCCAGTCGATGAGGTGCTTCTCGCCATGATTCCACTGCTGGCCGATGCGGTGCTTGTTGCGCATAATGTCGGCTTTGATGCAGGCTTTCTGAATCAGGCGCTTGATCACAGCGGCTATATGCCGTTTGTCGGCCGCAGGCTGGACACGATTGATCTGCTCAAATTTTTGTATCCCTCGCTGACAACGTATCAGCTAGGCGCAGTCTCGGAGCTGTTCGGCATCGCTCATGACCGCCATCATCAAGCGGACAGCGATGCGCTAGCGACTGCTGTACTGCTCCAGCATGCCGTATCCAAGCTCAGGGAGCTTCCGTTAATTACGTTGCAGCGGCTCGCGGCTTTGTTCAATCCGCAGGATGATCTAGGCTGGTTCATCTCTCAGACGCTGCAATATAGGGAGTCACAGACCGCTGTGGATATGGACGCCCATTCCTATTACCGACAATTTGCGCTGCGGGTGGAGGAATGGTCGGAGGAGGAGCCGCCTCGGCAGCAGGCTGATGCGCTGGCGGCGATAGAAGAAATGGATTTTGCCGCCTTTCTCGATCATGTGCGCGGCACCTTCCGTCAGCATGTGACCAACTATGAGGAACGGGATGCTCAGAACCAGATGTTCCAGGAGGTCTATGAAGCCTTGGAGAGCAGCAGACACCTGCTCATTGAGGCTGGTACGGGCACGGGCAAGTCACTCGGCTATCTCATTCCTGCGCTATATTATGGTGTCCGCAATGATAGAAAGATAGTCGTCAGCACACATACCATCAATTTACAGGAGCAGATTCGCGAGCGTGATATTCCGCTGCTGCAAGCGACGATGCCCTTTGAATTCCGGGCATCTGTGTTCAAGGGTCGAGGGAATTACCTCTGCCTGCGCAAGTTTGAGGGCAAAATCAACATGCAGGACTTCGTAGCTCCGCACGAGGATCGGCTGACCGCCGCGCAGATGATCGTATGGCTTGGTGAGACGGGAAATGGCGACCAGGAGGAGCTGCACTTTGGTAACAAGGGCGCTGACTTTTGGGAATCGGTATCCAGTGACGCCGACTCCTGCTTGAACCGCGCCTGTCCATGGTTTAAGCGCTGCTATTACCATCGGGCCAAGCATGAGGCGAATCTGGCAGACGTCATCATCACGAATCATTCCATGCTGTTCACAGACATCCGTGCTGACCACCGTCTGCTGCCGGCTTATGAGTATCTGGTTGTAGACGAGGCGCATCATCTGGAGGACGTAGCAGGCAAGCATCTAGGGATGCAAATCTCCTATTTCTCTCTCCAGCATCCGCTATTGCGACTGCACAAGGACGCGCGCAGTGGCCTGCTGCCGTCGCTTCAGGCTAAGCTGCAGCAGGAGGATGATGAGCATCTGGAATCCTGGCTGGAGACCATCGACAGCATCCAGCCCTACCTGGTGGAGGTGCGCGAGGGCTGGGATCGGATGATGGAGCTGCTCTATACGAGCTGCACCAGCGCGGCTCCAGCCGATACGCAGGAGAATATGCCTGCGGTGCTGCGGCTCAAAGCAGAGGAGCTGCCGCCTGCCTGGGACGAAATTACGATGCTGGAGAACAATCTGCACACCCAGCTTAGCCGCATGACGAAGACGCTGGACAAGCTGCTGTCGGACATTAAGGATCGCATTGAGGAGCATGCTGTGCAGGCGCTCGTAACGGATTTGAATGGCATAGTGAAGGACGTGAACCGGCTGAAGGATGATCTGCGCATCTTCGTGAAGATGGAGGATAGCAACATCGTCCACTGGATTGAGGCTTCGCCCCAATACCGGGCCAAATCCGTGCAGTTGTTCGCCGTGCCGGCAGATGTAAGCGGGCAACTGAAGAAGCATTTTTTTGATACGAAAAAAAGCATCACGCTCACCTCTGCCACCCTATCGATTCAGAAGTCGTTTCAGTATGCGAGCGAGCAGCTTGGTCTAAGCTGGCATGAGAAGGAGGGCAAGCTGAAGACCGTCCAGTTGCCGTCGCCATTCAATTACCGCGATCAGGCATTGGTCATTATTCCGCGCGATTTCCCGAGTGTCAAGGGCCCTGCCGGCGATCCGCAGTTCATCGCCCGCCTGACCGAATCTCTGGCCGCAGCAGCGCGCGAGACCGGGGGGAAGATGCTCGTGCTGTTCACCTCCTACAAGATGCTGCGTCTTGTGTATGATCCGCTCAAGGAGGAGCTGTCCTCCTCAGGCATTCAAGTGCTGGGGCAAGGCATTGACAGCGGCAATCGCAGCAAGCTGACACGGCGCTTTCAGCAGAATCAGGCATCCGTGCTGCTCGGCACAAGCAGCTTCTGGGAGGGAGTAGATATTCCCGGTGATGCGCTGACGGCGCTGGCCATCGTGCGTCTGCCCTTTCAGCCGCCCAATCATCCGCTCGTCGAGGCCAAGTCGGAGCTGCTGGTGCAGCAGAAGCAGAATCCATTCATGAAGCTGTCCATTCCGCAAGCGGTCATTCGCTTCAAGCAAGGCTTCGGACGACTTGTGCGGAGCAGTCGCGATCGCGGGGTGGTGCTCTTGTATGATACGCGGGTGTTGGAGACGTACTATGGCAAATATTTCTTGTATTCTCTCCCTGGCCCCAAGATTGAGCATATGCATGTGGACAAGATCGTTCCTCGAATGAGACAATGGCTTGCCGATGAAGCAAAGGAGGAAGAAGGGTGA
- a CDS encoding cell wall elongation regulator TseB-like domain-containing protein: protein MRARSKSRLMTPGRWVLAIVSALLLLFLLFNLYYRSTQQDIWQEENAAKRIAIEQAGLTEVDKATKHVWDQISWVIQGKDSQGREQMVWVVGDQATIEPVEAGITKEKIEAKVLKDKPDARIIRIIPGLLNGERIWEVFYSREESVRKYYYEFYRFSDGSFITIYNLPSKFSDGAD, encoded by the coding sequence ATGCGTGCACGCTCCAAATCCAGGCTGATGACGCCTGGTCGCTGGGTGCTGGCTATCGTATCTGCTCTGCTGCTACTGTTCCTGCTGTTTAATCTATATTACCGTTCCACCCAACAGGACATCTGGCAGGAGGAGAACGCCGCCAAACGGATTGCTATCGAGCAAGCAGGCTTGACGGAGGTGGATAAGGCGACCAAGCATGTGTGGGATCAAATCTCGTGGGTCATCCAGGGCAAGGATAGCCAGGGGCGGGAGCAGATGGTCTGGGTCGTCGGGGATCAGGCAACGATCGAGCCGGTTGAAGCTGGTATCACGAAGGAGAAGATTGAGGCTAAGGTGCTGAAGGATAAGCCGGATGCGCGTATAATCCGTATTATACCTGGTTTGCTGAACGGCGAGCGAATCTGGGAGGTATTTTATAGCCGCGAGGAGAGCGTGCGTAAATATTATTATGAATTTTACCGCTTTAGTGACGGATCGTTTATTACGATATATAATTTGCCCTCGAAGTTTTCGGATGGGGCGGATTAG
- a CDS encoding AAA family ATPase → MLNKLWKELSIGTGVGVIVFLAYIGVVTLPVLFAAAVLALLVVAVRSRGNLATAHGGRRSGLKPSGSLSFEEIGGQERAKQELIEALDFLVNQEEIARLGIRPLKGILLTGPPGTGKTLLAKAAAAYTDSIYVAASGSEFVEMYVGVGAGRIRDLFKEARQKAQKSGKSSAVIFIDEIDVIGGKRDGGQHREYDQTLNQLLTEMDGIYTNESPRILLIAATNRKEMLDSALVRPGRFDRHIQVDLPDKKGRLHILSLHARNKPLHEEANLERIAEESFGFSGAQLESVMNEAAIYAMRDKREAIMQQHLSMAIDKVMMGEKTDREASREERERIALHELGHAIAAELVRPGSVSTVALSPRGQAMGYVRHNPEKDQYLYTKDFLEAQIMIALGGAAAEEIFYGGRSTGSRGDFDQAMGIVRTMVESGLTELGIIDGSMMTPDRWASISSTMLDQLMERTKAMLLKQRNVFLGSLDILLKEETLSGEGFRKLLHGQPDNALTPV, encoded by the coding sequence ATGCTTAATAAGCTATGGAAGGAACTAAGCATCGGGACAGGAGTAGGTGTTATTGTCTTTCTGGCCTATATTGGCGTTGTGACGCTGCCGGTACTATTCGCTGCGGCTGTGCTGGCTCTGCTCGTCGTCGCTGTGCGCAGCCGCGGCAACCTGGCGACAGCCCACGGTGGCAGGCGTTCAGGGCTCAAGCCATCGGGGTCGCTAAGCTTTGAGGAGATTGGAGGCCAGGAGCGCGCGAAGCAGGAGCTGATCGAGGCGCTTGATTTTCTGGTCAACCAAGAGGAGATCGCGCGGTTAGGTATCCGACCACTGAAGGGGATCTTGCTGACCGGGCCGCCAGGAACGGGCAAGACGCTGCTTGCCAAGGCCGCCGCCGCTTACACAGACTCGATCTATGTTGCGGCATCGGGCAGCGAATTTGTTGAGATGTATGTAGGTGTAGGGGCGGGCAGAATTCGTGACCTGTTCAAGGAGGCGCGCCAAAAGGCGCAGAAGTCGGGCAAGAGCAGCGCGGTCATCTTCATCGATGAGATTGATGTTATCGGGGGCAAGCGCGACGGAGGCCAGCACCGTGAGTATGATCAGACGCTCAATCAACTGCTGACGGAGATGGATGGCATCTATACGAATGAGTCGCCGCGTATCCTGCTCATTGCCGCAACGAACCGCAAGGAGATGCTAGACAGTGCGCTAGTACGGCCTGGCCGATTCGACCGCCACATTCAGGTGGATCTGCCGGATAAGAAGGGGCGTCTGCATATTCTGTCGCTGCATGCGCGCAATAAGCCGCTTCATGAGGAGGCTAATCTGGAGCGAATCGCTGAGGAGTCGTTTGGCTTCTCCGGTGCACAGCTTGAGAGTGTTATGAATGAGGCGGCCATCTATGCGATGCGCGACAAGCGTGAGGCCATTATGCAGCAGCATTTATCGATGGCGATCGATAAGGTCATGATGGGAGAGAAGACCGACCGTGAGGCGTCCAGAGAGGAACGGGAGCGGATTGCGCTTCATGAGCTAGGTCATGCGATTGCTGCAGAGCTGGTTCGACCAGGCAGTGTATCGACCGTGGCGCTGTCGCCGCGCGGACAGGCGATGGGATATGTGCGCCATAACCCGGAGAAGGATCAATATTTGTATACGAAGGATTTTTTGGAGGCACAAATTATGATCGCGCTGGGCGGGGCGGCAGCCGAAGAAATCTTCTACGGCGGACGCAGCACGGGCTCGCGCGGAGATTTCGATCAGGCGATGGGCATCGTGCGCACGATGGTCGAATCCGGGCTGACGGAGCTGGGGATTATCGACGGCAGCATGATGACTCCCGACCGCTGGGCTAGCATCAGCTCCACTATGCTGGATCAATTGATGGAACGGACGAAGGCTATGCTGTTGAAGCAGCGCAATGTCTTTCTTGGTTCGCTTGATATATTGCTGAAGGAGGAAACGCTAAGCGGCGAAGGCTTCAGGAAATTACTGCATGGTCAACCGGATAATGCGCTGACACCGGTGTGA
- the panC gene encoding pantoate--beta-alanine ligase: MIICQTIAEVKSHISNYRMEQGQQAKVGFVPTMGFLHEGHASLLRRSKQECGLTVLSIFVNPLQFGPNEDFDRYPRDEERDLQVARQEGADVVFMPSVREMYPVPAKTRVLVSGVTERLCGASRPGHFDGVGTVVSKLFHIVGPDRAYFGLKDAQQVAVITTMVRDLNMPVEIVPCETVREQDGLALSSRNVYLSPEQRMQAVVLSQALALAGQLAAKSTLGADELQRRLSEYITAEAPIAVIDYVEVLSYPDLEQLQPGEPLGSVGGSWIVALAVKFGTTRLIDNRLFWAKEVSSHV, encoded by the coding sequence ATGATTATCTGCCAGACCATCGCAGAGGTGAAGTCGCATATCTCTAATTATCGTATGGAGCAGGGGCAGCAGGCCAAGGTGGGCTTTGTGCCGACGATGGGCTTTCTGCATGAGGGACATGCAAGCTTGCTGCGCCGCTCGAAGCAGGAATGCGGCTTGACCGTGCTCAGCATTTTCGTCAACCCGCTGCAATTCGGGCCAAATGAAGATTTTGATCGTTATCCACGCGATGAGGAGCGTGACCTGCAAGTGGCGAGACAGGAGGGAGCAGACGTTGTCTTCATGCCTTCCGTCAGAGAAATGTACCCCGTCCCCGCCAAGACGAGAGTGCTCGTAAGCGGTGTAACCGAGCGGCTGTGCGGGGCTTCGCGTCCTGGTCATTTCGACGGTGTCGGCACAGTGGTCAGCAAGCTGTTCCATATCGTCGGTCCTGACCGCGCTTATTTTGGTCTGAAGGATGCGCAGCAGGTCGCCGTCATTACCACCATGGTACGCGATCTGAATATGCCTGTGGAGATTGTGCCATGCGAAACGGTGCGTGAGCAGGATGGCCTGGCGCTAAGCTCGCGCAACGTATACCTGAGCCCGGAGCAGCGAATGCAAGCTGTTGTGCTCTCGCAGGCGCTTGCCCTCGCCGGACAACTCGCAGCGAAGTCAACGCTCGGGGCGGACGAGCTGCAGCGAAGATTGAGCGAGTATATTACTGCTGAGGCGCCGATCGCTGTGATTGACTATGTAGAAGTATTGAGTTATCCAGATCTGGAGCAGCTACAGCCAGGCGAACCGCTTGGTTCTGTAGGTGGTAGCTGGATCGTTGCGCTGGCGGTCAAGTTCGGCACGACCCGCTTGATTGACAACCGACTATTTTGGGCGAAAGAGGTGTCCTCTCATGTATAG
- a CDS encoding 3-hydroxyacyl-CoA dehydrogenase family protein, with the protein MPVRKVGVVGLGTMGQGIAQMLANKGLDVYVTERTPEKLDYAISMIEHSLDKQIDKWAMTQAEKKLVLNRIHRTSSLSDLKECEMVIETVTEDLEEKRSVLKEIDEHCPEDIIIASNTSTLSLTELAGATAHPERVIGLHFVHPVSKIDVVEVVRGLKTSEQTFEQTKHFLEDTINKKSVMVFESPGFVTTRLICLHINEALHVLEEGVASAEDIDSAMRIGYSFQHGPFEMCDRFGLDAVVAALENMFREYGELKYRPSIVLKKMVRAGNLGVKTGVGFFKYNKDGDRI; encoded by the coding sequence ATGCCGGTACGCAAAGTAGGAGTTGTCGGGCTTGGCACGATGGGCCAAGGGATTGCTCAGATGCTTGCTAATAAAGGATTGGATGTCTATGTAACCGAGCGGACGCCTGAGAAGCTCGATTATGCAATATCGATGATTGAACATAGCCTGGATAAGCAGATCGACAAGTGGGCCATGACCCAGGCAGAGAAGAAGCTGGTGTTGAACCGGATTCACAGGACAAGCAGCTTGTCGGATCTGAAGGAATGCGAGATGGTCATTGAGACGGTGACCGAGGACTTGGAAGAGAAGCGCAGTGTACTGAAGGAGATAGACGAGCACTGCCCGGAGGATATTATTATCGCGAGCAATACCTCGACGCTTAGCTTGACTGAGCTGGCAGGGGCGACCGCGCATCCTGAACGTGTCATCGGGCTGCACTTCGTGCATCCGGTATCGAAGATTGATGTGGTGGAGGTTGTCCGCGGCCTCAAGACGTCAGAGCAGACCTTCGAGCAGACGAAGCATTTCCTTGAGGATACGATTAATAAGAAGAGCGTCATGGTGTTCGAGTCGCCAGGCTTTGTTACGACTCGACTGATCTGCCTTCATATTAATGAGGCGCTGCATGTGCTGGAGGAGGGCGTCGCTTCGGCTGAGGACATCGATAGCGCGATGCGGATCGGCTATTCATTCCAGCATGGACCGTTTGAGATGTGCGACCGCTTTGGCCTGGACGCTGTAGTGGCTGCGCTGGAGAACATGTTCCGCGAGTATGGCGAGCTGAAGTACCGTCCGTCGATTGTATTGAAGAAGATGGTTCGCGCAGGCAACCTGGGGGTCAAGACAGGAGTCGGCTTCTTCAAATATAATAAGGATGGGGATCGGATATGA
- a CDS encoding acetate kinase encodes MKILVINAGSSSLKYQIYDMTDESVMASGRVERIGMDSSILTHEVPGRQDMRDVSEILDHVTAVKRVVDILVDPQHGVLSSIHEIEAVGHRVVHGGESFKQSVIVTPEVKLEIRNLFDLAPLHNPAHMMGITAVDANLPDVAQVVVFDTAFHQTMPPKAYLYPIPMVLYRRHKIRRYGFHGTSHYYVSDMAAKLLGKPLNEMKVISCHIGNGASVTAIEGGQSVDTSMGLTPLEGLMMGTRSGDIDPAIVPFTMTKEELTLSEVNSMLNKHSGLMAISGLSSDMREIVQGMDDGDKNATLAFEMYVYRLRKYIGSYAAAMNGFDVLIFTAGVGENSDRLRAAVCEGLTFFGLELDEELNKQRSREARVISKPGSRIQVLVVPTNEELLIARDTYELVREAEKVQG; translated from the coding sequence ATGAAAATACTCGTTATCAACGCAGGAAGCTCATCGCTCAAGTACCAGATTTATGATATGACCGACGAGAGCGTGATGGCAAGCGGCCGTGTGGAGCGGATCGGCATGGACTCCTCTATTTTGACGCATGAGGTGCCGGGACGGCAGGATATGCGCGATGTAAGCGAAATTCTGGATCATGTCACTGCGGTCAAACGTGTGGTAGACATCCTCGTTGACCCGCAGCATGGCGTATTATCGTCGATTCACGAGATTGAAGCCGTCGGCCATCGTGTCGTGCATGGAGGAGAGAGCTTCAAGCAATCGGTCATTGTGACGCCTGAGGTGAAGCTGGAGATTCGCAATCTGTTCGATCTGGCGCCGCTGCATAATCCGGCTCATATGATGGGGATTACGGCGGTTGACGCCAATCTGCCGGATGTGGCTCAGGTGGTCGTGTTCGACACCGCGTTCCATCAGACGATGCCGCCCAAGGCCTATCTGTACCCGATTCCTATGGTGCTGTATCGTCGCCACAAGATTCGCCGTTATGGCTTCCATGGCACGTCGCACTATTATGTAAGCGACATGGCGGCCAAGCTGCTCGGCAAGCCATTGAACGAGATGAAAGTGATTTCTTGCCATATCGGCAACGGAGCGAGCGTGACGGCGATCGAGGGCGGGCAGTCGGTGGATACGAGTATGGGACTTACACCGCTGGAAGGGCTGATGATGGGCACACGCAGTGGAGACATCGACCCGGCAATCGTACCCTTCACGATGACCAAGGAGGAGCTGACGCTGAGCGAGGTGAATTCGATGCTCAACAAGCACTCTGGTCTGATGGCCATCTCCGGCTTGAGCAGCGATATGCGTGAGATTGTTCAGGGCATGGATGACGGCGACAAAAATGCTACGCTGGCGTTCGAGATGTATGTCTATCGCTTGCGCAAATATATTGGTTCCTACGCAGCGGCGATGAATGGCTTTGATGTGCTGATCTTTACCGCTGGCGTGGGCGAGAATTCGGATCGTCTGCGGGCAGCAGTATGTGAGGGACTGACCTTCTTCGGGCTGGAGCTGGATGAGGAGCTGAACAAGCAGCGCTCCAGGGAAGCCAGGGTGATCTCGAAGCCTGGCTCGCGCATTCAGGTGCTGGTTGTACCGACGAATGAGGAGCTGCTGATTGCGCGCGATACGTATGAGCTGGTTCGCGAGGCGGAGAAGGTGCAAGGATAA